The proteins below are encoded in one region of Phenylobacterium zucineum HLK1:
- a CDS encoding TolC family protein, with translation MPPLKWLCPLIIGGAAAASAHAGPLTFDEAVARADQSAPAVQAANLRVRGALAAAPAAGQLPDPRLSFGLENAPVSGPMAGRMNADEMTMARVGVMQELPNRAKRQARSAVAQAGVGAAQASRDQEALEARLGAALAWLDLHYARRRLSALADVEASLEPLWKTLPARLAAGSARPGETVEADQWRAELADQRSELRAAEARARAELARWVGDPAAEAEGPPPAFAIDGAALAAGMERHPALREAAAERVRAEAELAAARADKRPDWAVEAAYQRRDPAFGDMVSVGVTVSLPLFAKRRQDPVVAGRVSDLAAARAQTEAARLELEARLKSELADYDARRERLGRAREALLPLARKRADLEVASYAAGSTGLAEVLMAFDSLADAKLDEIAREAELARVAARLALTYGTPAP, from the coding sequence ATGCCTCCCCTCAAGTGGCTGTGCCCGCTGATCATCGGCGGGGCGGCCGCGGCCTCGGCCCATGCCGGGCCGCTCACCTTCGACGAAGCCGTCGCCCGGGCCGACCAGTCCGCCCCGGCCGTTCAGGCCGCGAACCTACGGGTACGCGGCGCGCTGGCGGCCGCGCCGGCGGCCGGCCAGCTGCCCGACCCCCGCCTTAGCTTCGGCCTCGAGAACGCCCCCGTCAGCGGCCCGATGGCCGGCCGCATGAACGCCGACGAGATGACCATGGCGCGGGTCGGCGTGATGCAGGAACTTCCAAACCGGGCAAAGCGGCAGGCCCGCAGCGCGGTTGCGCAGGCGGGGGTTGGTGCGGCCCAGGCGTCGCGGGACCAGGAGGCGCTCGAGGCCCGCCTCGGCGCAGCCTTGGCCTGGCTGGACCTCCACTATGCTCGCCGGCGGCTGAGCGCGCTTGCCGATGTCGAAGCCTCGCTCGAGCCGCTCTGGAAGACCCTTCCCGCCCGCCTGGCCGCCGGCTCCGCCCGGCCGGGCGAAACTGTGGAGGCCGACCAGTGGCGAGCCGAACTGGCCGATCAGCGGAGCGAGCTTCGCGCCGCCGAAGCCCGCGCGCGGGCCGAGCTTGCGCGGTGGGTGGGCGATCCGGCGGCCGAGGCGGAGGGCCCGCCGCCGGCGTTCGCCATCGACGGCGCGGCTCTGGCTGCGGGGATGGAGCGGCACCCGGCCTTGCGCGAAGCGGCCGCCGAGCGTGTCCGCGCCGAGGCGGAGCTGGCCGCCGCCAGGGCGGACAAGCGTCCCGACTGGGCCGTCGAAGCTGCTTACCAGCGCCGCGACCCGGCGTTCGGCGACATGGTCTCCGTTGGCGTCACGGTCAGCTTGCCCCTGTTCGCCAAGCGGCGGCAGGACCCGGTCGTCGCCGGACGCGTCTCCGACCTGGCGGCCGCCCGCGCCCAGACTGAGGCCGCGCGGCTTGAGCTGGAGGCTCGGCTGAAGTCGGAGCTCGCCGACTATGACGCCCGCCGCGAGCGGCTCGGCCGTGCGCGCGAGGCCCTGCTCCCGCTGGCGCGCAAACGCGCCGACCTGGAGGTCGCCAGCTACGCGGCCGGCTCCACCGGCCTCGCCGAGGTGCTGATGGCCTTCGACAGCCTCGCCGACGCCAAGCTCGACGAGATCGCCCGCGAAGCGGAGCTGGCGCGCGTCGCCGCCCGCCTTGCCCTCACCTACGGGACCCCTGCCCCATGA
- the copC gene encoding copper homeostasis periplasmic binding protein CopC, which yields MLRSRLAVAIAASSTALLLASQAAAHAKLVSSAPAAETVVAAPKTISLTFSEKVVPAFSGFDLTMVEHNMKVPVKTAVSADGRTLTGTPQGAFMKGTYKVQWHAAGPDGHRMTGDLSFKVN from the coding sequence ATGCTCCGTAGCCGCCTTGCTGTTGCGATCGCCGCTAGTTCGACCGCCCTTCTCCTAGCTTCTCAAGCCGCCGCCCACGCGAAGCTGGTAAGCTCGGCGCCGGCCGCCGAGACGGTCGTCGCGGCCCCGAAGACCATCAGCCTGACGTTCAGCGAAAAGGTCGTGCCCGCCTTCTCCGGGTTCGACCTGACCATGGTCGAGCACAATATGAAGGTCCCGGTGAAGACTGCCGTGTCGGCCGACGGTAGGACCCTAACGGGGACGCCGCAGGGCGCCTTCATGAAGGGCACCTACAAGGTCCAATGGCATGCCGCCGGCCCCGACGGCCACCGCATGACCGGCGACCTTTCTTTCAAGGTGAACTGA
- a CDS encoding AAA family ATPase, with amino-acid sequence MARGELMKKLLASYGRDDEFRAVAEQIILEEEQKNNRVLARTLRKTLDNAQPATPAPRALAPLIPFPDAASDFVERIEPQHNKNDIVLSDENVRVFVDLMHEFRRGDEIRRRGLDVRSKLLFCGPPGCGKTLCAEVFAAELGLPLYVVKIDRLISSYLGETAANIRKIFEFARKQPCVLFLDEFDALARSRDDTSEHNELRRVVNSLLLFIDRIRPKGFMIAATNLDQSLDPAIWRRFDEVIWFDKPDRQMIERFLQLKFKNVALDFDPLAQAGKLEGYSYAEIERVCVQAIKSAVIHRRRTVREQDLRRAIADEVRRRSGRARLKASD; translated from the coding sequence ATGGCGCGCGGCGAGCTGATGAAGAAACTGCTGGCGAGCTACGGCCGGGACGACGAGTTCCGCGCCGTCGCCGAGCAGATCATCCTTGAGGAAGAACAAAAGAACAACCGCGTGCTGGCGCGCACGCTTCGCAAGACCCTGGATAACGCCCAGCCTGCGACGCCCGCCCCGAGGGCGCTGGCGCCGCTCATTCCGTTTCCCGACGCGGCCAGCGATTTCGTCGAGCGGATCGAGCCTCAGCACAACAAGAATGACATCGTGCTCAGCGACGAGAACGTGCGGGTCTTCGTCGACCTGATGCATGAGTTCCGGCGCGGCGACGAAATCCGTCGGCGCGGCCTCGACGTTCGCTCGAAGCTGCTGTTCTGCGGGCCTCCCGGCTGCGGCAAGACCCTCTGCGCGGAGGTGTTCGCAGCCGAGCTCGGGCTACCCCTCTACGTGGTCAAGATCGATCGGCTGATCTCGTCCTATCTCGGCGAGACGGCGGCCAACATCCGCAAGATCTTCGAGTTCGCTCGGAAACAGCCCTGCGTCCTGTTCCTCGACGAGTTCGACGCACTCGCACGGTCGCGCGACGACACCAGCGAGCACAATGAGCTGCGGCGTGTGGTCAACAGCCTGCTGCTGTTCATCGACCGCATTCGTCCCAAGGGCTTCATGATCGCCGCGACGAACCTCGACCAGTCGCTCGACCCGGCGATCTGGCGCCGCTTCGACGAGGTGATCTGGTTCGACAAGCCCGACCGGCAGATGATCGAGCGGTTCCTTCAGCTAAAGTTCAAGAACGTGGCCCTCGACTTCGACCCGCTTGCCCAAGCGGGCAAGCTCGAAGGCTATTCCTATGCCGAGATCGAGCGCGTCTGCGTCCAGGCGATCAAGTCGGCCGTCATCCATCGGCGCAGGACCGTCCGCGAGCAGGACCTCCGCCGCGCCATCGCCGATGAGGTTCGCCGCCGATCCGGAAGGGCGCGCCTGAAGGCCTCGGACTGA
- the copD gene encoding copper homeostasis membrane protein CopD, which produces MLEAALVVLRFAQYTGAAILFGASLFLLYALPRAGELAPPALAWPRGLLVVATLLTLVGAVLGLIVQTATMAGSLTEGLKPAALTFVAGGTGIGRAALFRALAAAVAAVGLLLFRPGAWLWGLLAVLGGVTTASWAWMGHGAATEGAGALVHLVADVVHSLAAGLWLGALPAFLLLLWRPMSIGAAAGRVVHRSLHGFGGIGATAVAALILTGLVNSWYLVGPSNVWTLWASEYGRLLSVKLLLFALMLGLAAANRYRLTPRLEAALATGSAAAAALAALRRSVIVEAGAGLGILALVAWLGTLAPPSGG; this is translated from the coding sequence GTGCTCGAGGCCGCGCTCGTCGTCCTGAGGTTCGCTCAGTATACGGGTGCGGCCATCCTGTTCGGCGCCTCGCTGTTCCTCCTCTACGCTTTGCCCCGAGCGGGCGAGCTCGCCCCTCCGGCGCTGGCTTGGCCGCGGGGTCTGCTCGTCGTGGCGACGCTCCTGACACTCGTGGGCGCCGTGCTGGGGCTGATCGTCCAAACCGCCACCATGGCAGGTTCGCTGACGGAAGGCCTCAAGCCCGCGGCGCTCACCTTTGTGGCTGGTGGGACGGGGATCGGCCGCGCGGCGCTTTTTCGGGCCCTCGCGGCCGCCGTCGCGGCTGTTGGCCTCCTTCTCTTTCGGCCGGGCGCCTGGCTCTGGGGGCTCCTCGCGGTCCTCGGCGGAGTGACGACGGCAAGCTGGGCCTGGATGGGCCATGGCGCGGCCACGGAAGGCGCGGGCGCGCTCGTTCACCTAGTGGCGGATGTTGTCCACTCCCTGGCGGCGGGGCTGTGGCTCGGAGCGCTGCCGGCGTTCCTGCTTCTGCTGTGGCGGCCGATGTCGATCGGCGCGGCGGCTGGCCGAGTCGTGCACCGGTCCTTGCATGGTTTCGGCGGCATCGGCGCGACGGCGGTCGCCGCCCTGATCCTCACCGGATTGGTCAACAGCTGGTACTTGGTCGGTCCGTCGAACGTGTGGACCTTGTGGGCGAGCGAGTACGGCCGGCTGCTCTCTGTGAAGCTGTTGCTGTTCGCCCTCATGCTGGGGTTGGCCGCCGCCAACCGCTACCGGCTCACCCCGCGATTGGAAGCGGCGCTCGCCACAGGCTCCGCCGCGGCGGCGGCGCTCGCGGCGCTCCGTCGCAGCGTGATCGTCGAAGCCGGGGCAGGGCTTGGAATCCTGGCGCTCGTGGCCTGGCTTGGGACCCTCGCGCCGCCCTCCGGGGGGTGA
- the istA gene encoding IS21 family transposase produces MPTERLSMRRIRELLRLRFEVGLSTRLIATSLGISKGAVGDYLQRVQVAGLGWPLPEDLDDTVLERRLFPGPPPSKAPRAEPDWAAVDRELRRKGVTRSLLWQEYRAEHPDGYGYAWFCEHYEAWKARRSPTMRQKHLAGDKVFVDYAGDPIELIDPETGEARPMKLFVAAMGASSYVYAEARPSEGLADWIGCHVGLFAFLGGVPATIVCDNLKAGVARGDRYEPQINRTYQDLARHYGTAVIPARPYKPRDKAKVEQAVLLAERWILARLRNLRFFSLVELNAAIAELVAELNARVMRAYGASRAELFAAVDVPALKPLPAEPYAFAEWKICRVALDYHVEIDGSWYSVPYRLIREQVDVRASERTVEIFHKGQRVASHARSPGRRGHTTIPEHMPSSHRRHAEWTPARLMASAGKIGPAAAALISAIMAERPHPEQGFRSCMGILALEKTYGRARLEAACQRAAQIKARSASSVRSILQTGLDRGFLEPEPDHEPLRHGNIRGRNYFH; encoded by the coding sequence ATGCCGACCGAGAGATTGTCGATGCGCCGGATAAGAGAGTTGTTGCGCCTGAGGTTCGAGGTCGGCCTGAGCACCAGGCTGATCGCGACGTCGCTGGGGATCAGCAAAGGCGCTGTGGGCGACTACCTGCAGCGGGTTCAAGTCGCCGGGCTGGGCTGGCCGCTGCCCGAGGACTTGGACGACACGGTGCTTGAGCGGCGGCTTTTCCCCGGGCCGCCGCCAAGCAAGGCACCGCGGGCCGAGCCGGACTGGGCCGCCGTGGACCGAGAGCTGCGGCGCAAAGGCGTGACCCGATCTCTGCTCTGGCAGGAATATCGGGCCGAACATCCCGATGGGTACGGCTACGCCTGGTTTTGCGAGCACTATGAAGCCTGGAAGGCGCGGCGATCGCCGACGATGCGCCAGAAGCACCTGGCGGGCGACAAGGTCTTCGTCGACTACGCCGGCGATCCGATCGAGCTGATCGATCCCGAGACCGGCGAGGCCCGGCCGATGAAGCTCTTCGTGGCGGCCATGGGGGCGTCGAGCTACGTCTACGCCGAGGCGCGGCCCAGCGAAGGCTTGGCGGACTGGATCGGTTGTCATGTCGGGCTCTTCGCCTTCCTCGGCGGCGTGCCGGCGACCATCGTCTGCGACAACCTCAAGGCCGGCGTGGCGCGCGGCGACCGCTACGAGCCGCAGATCAACCGGACCTACCAGGACCTGGCGCGGCACTACGGAACCGCGGTGATCCCGGCCCGGCCGTACAAGCCGCGTGACAAGGCGAAGGTGGAGCAGGCCGTGCTGCTCGCCGAGCGCTGGATCCTGGCGCGGCTGCGCAACCTACGCTTCTTCAGCCTGGTCGAGCTGAACGCGGCGATCGCCGAGCTCGTCGCAGAGCTCAATGCCCGGGTGATGCGCGCCTACGGCGCGAGCCGCGCGGAGCTCTTCGCGGCGGTGGATGTCCCGGCGCTGAAGCCGCTGCCGGCCGAGCCCTACGCCTTCGCCGAATGGAAGATCTGCCGGGTGGCGCTCGACTACCATGTCGAGATCGACGGCTCCTGGTACTCCGTCCCCTATCGGCTGATCCGCGAGCAGGTGGACGTGCGGGCCAGCGAGCGCACGGTGGAGATCTTCCACAAGGGCCAACGCGTCGCCAGCCACGCCCGATCTCCCGGACGTCGCGGACACACGACGATCCCCGAGCACATGCCCAGCTCGCATCGGCGCCACGCGGAATGGACGCCGGCGCGGCTGATGGCGAGCGCCGGGAAGATCGGTCCCGCCGCGGCGGCGCTGATCTCCGCCATCATGGCCGAGCGGCCGCATCCCGAGCAGGGCTTCCGCAGCTGCATGGGCATCCTCGCGCTGGAGAAGACCTATGGCCGCGCCCGGCTCGAGGCGGCCTGCCAGCGCGCCGCCCAGATCAAGGCGCGCTCGGCGAGCTCCGTCCGCTCGATCCTCCAGACTGGCCTCGACCGCGGCTTCCTCGAGCCCGAGCCGGATCACGAGCCCCTGCGCCACGGCAACATCCGCGGCCGCAACTACTTCCACTGA
- the istB gene encoding IS21-like element helper ATPase IstB encodes MLAHPTHERLIALGLTGMAKAFEEQRAAPDLAALSFEERVGIMADREAAERDTKRLTARLKFAALRQDACVEDIDLRTPRGLDRALVARLAAGDWIHRHQNCLITGPCGVGKSWIACALGHKACRDGRSVFYQRVPRLFEALALARGDGRHAGLLKTLSRVDLLILDDWGLAVLTANQRIDLLEILEDRQGRGSTIVTSQIPVDQWHDVIGDPTLADAILDRLVHNAHRLTLAGDSMRRLSGHRELDAQTNA; translated from the coding sequence ATGCTCGCCCATCCCACCCATGAGCGCCTGATCGCGCTCGGCCTCACCGGCATGGCCAAGGCCTTCGAAGAGCAGCGCGCCGCGCCCGATCTCGCCGCGCTCAGCTTCGAGGAACGCGTCGGCATCATGGCCGACCGCGAGGCGGCCGAGCGCGACACCAAGCGGCTCACAGCCCGGCTGAAGTTTGCTGCGCTCCGGCAGGACGCCTGCGTCGAGGACATCGACCTGCGTACGCCGCGCGGGCTGGACCGCGCGCTCGTCGCACGCCTGGCGGCCGGCGACTGGATCCACCGCCATCAGAACTGCCTGATCACCGGGCCCTGCGGCGTCGGCAAGAGCTGGATCGCCTGCGCGCTTGGCCACAAGGCCTGTCGTGACGGACGCTCCGTCTTCTACCAGCGCGTCCCGCGGCTCTTCGAAGCGCTGGCGCTCGCCCGCGGCGACGGCCGCCACGCCGGGCTGCTCAAAACCCTCAGCCGCGTCGATCTGCTGATCCTCGATGACTGGGGCCTGGCCGTGCTTACCGCCAACCAGCGCATCGATCTGCTCGAGATCCTCGAGGACCGGCAGGGCCGCGGCTCGACGATCGTCACCAGCCAGATCCCCGTCGACCAATGGCACGACGTGATCGGCGACCCGACCCTGGCCGACGCCATCCTCGACCGGCTGGTGCACAACGCTCACCGGCTGACCCTCGCCGGCGACAGCATGCGACGGCTCTCCGGCCACCGCGAGCTTGACGCTCAGACCAACGCCTGA